Sequence from the Rutidosis leptorrhynchoides isolate AG116_Rl617_1_P2 chromosome 3, CSIRO_AGI_Rlap_v1, whole genome shotgun sequence genome:
TCTAAGATTGTTATTAGACATTTGTCTTATGTTATGTAAACttagttactaagaaaacttagctaTTTAGTTTTCTTAGCTATTAAGTATTCTTAGTCATTAAGTATTCTTAGCTATTAAGTTTTCTTAATTATTAAGTATTCTTAGTTATTAAGTATTCTTATCTATAAAGAATACTTAGATATTTTAGTTTTCTTAATTGTTAAGAAATTATCGGTATTCGTGATACTTACCTCTTAAGATTTCTTAGAGGTTAAGTAAGTCACTTTTTGTAAGCCTATAAATAGGAGTGTAATCAAGAGTTGAAATAAATAACCAACCTTCAAATTATTTCTATTCTACGCTTCCATTATTTATTCTAATCTacttagcaacaaagtcttgctattttaatctttagcaacaaagtcttgctatttTAATCTTTAAAGTGTAGAATTCTATTCTATTCTTGAACATTTACAGTTTTATCTATTTTAAATTTTGCTTTTGTAAAAGTAATTAAACTAAGGGCTGATACAATATTTAAGTGTACGTTTTTACCCCTAATGTATCTTTGAGCTGTTGTGCTTAGGGATGGCAAAAAAAAACCCGTACCTGATGGGAAAACCTGAAACCCGACATTTTTGGGCCGGGTTCGGGCCGGGTAAATGGGTCTAGGGTCGGGTATAGGGATAGTTTTAATTTTTTCGCGGGCCCGGGTCTGGGTATGGTTTTAGACACAAACCTGATTACCCGGCCCGTATACCCGATTACCTGACCCGTATACCCGATTTTCCGGCTCGTATACCCGATTACCCGGAACGTATACCCGATTACCCGGCCCGTATACCCGAAAAAAGACTCGAATACCCGTGAAATAACCCTTTTATCTAATAGTTTGTAAGTAAATAGAGACCCGAATACTCGTGGGGAAACCCGTTTACCCGCTAGTTATAACTAAATGGGAGCCCGAAGGGTTTGGGTCCGGATTAGGGTCCGGATTTGGGACGGGTTTTTCTAATTGGGTTCGGGTTTGAGATTACCTAGGGCCTAAACCCGACCCGATACCAAGTGCTTACACAGGTGGATTGTACCCTTGTTTTCGGTGAATTTATCATTGATGTTTTGATTAATGTACACTTCTTTTTTTTTACAACATTATTACCAATTCCAGAATTTACTTCAAAAGTCAACTTACGTGTTTTGCTGTAAAAGAGATCAGACAACTCTAGCATTGACATTTTTACCAGCCAAATGTACATACAATATTTAGATgcatgatttatatatgaaataATATATACTCcttaatagattttattattatTGCTTTGAGTGTTGGAACATCAAAGATCCTTGCTGAATGAATGACAGAGTTTGGTAGTGTTGTTAACTTCACTTCCCCTTCTAGTTTATGTTGTTTCCAATAAATAAGTCAATACTTTTTGCCACTGATATATAGTAGACAACTATTTTTTATATGTACATAATCAAACATACTTTACAGTATTGTACAGTacaacatttaaagcatgtttgatTGTGTATATGTAAAAAATAATTGTGTACATGTCAGCCCCATAATTTATTATCTGTTTATACAACTAGTCATGGCCCAATAACTTTAACTATATGTATACATTATTTAAACCTAGATTGATTAGGTTTTTATTCTAAGAGTAAACGGATAAGGTTTTTTTATGTTCAGACTTACCCTAAGAGCGGGAGTATTTTTACATGTATTCCACTAATCGTCTAATCGGATTATTTCTTAATCGTTTCTGATCGAGCATTTCTCTTGAGACTCAAAGATATAGTTCTAGACTTCTAGTGATGTTTTTTTTTTCTCTGATAACCGTGTTATAACTTATGTCGTCCTAGTACTATCCTGTTGCTAAGCTTAAATTTACATCCGCTAAAATGATATTTCTGTTCAAGGCTATCGTATAATCCTAATTCCTTTTGATGCAAAAAAACAAGAACAATCTCAAAAATGAAAGTTTCATAAAACAGAGAAGTTTTAGTGGGACTAGCAATTTTATAATTTGATTGATTTGTGATTGGATATGCTCTGAGTTAGCTACTTAACTTATTGAATTCTGTACGTTCTACTTGATGTTATAATTTGATCAATTTTTCATTTGTAAGGTCTAACATCAGTAGTTGCTGAGTAATAAAATTCGATGACGTAACGGGCTATATTAAATTGCACATCGGATACACGAATTAAGAAAAAATATATAAtcattaaataaattatatacacatACCTTATACTATATGTTACACGATATTTAATTTGTAAATATCAGTGATCCACGAAACAAGTTTTAACTACAACTCTGGCTATTTCCATGGTGAAAATGAGCATCGAATTACACTCAAAGAATCGGTGTTGATAAAATGAGAATCGCTACGAACATGTAAAAGGTAAATACGGTAATTAAGCGTAATTGCACAGGCCGTAAATGCAATAACCATCGGTCATGCACTTGTTCCCACACGACCCACAGTTCCTCTTGTCATAAGCCAAATTGACACACTCCCCTCCACAACATGAGCTCGTAAACTTGCATTTGTTCTTGCACGCTCCACAATTATGCTTATCCTCGCTCAAGTCCATACATTTGTTGTTGCAACACGTCGAGTTTTTTCCTTCTAAAATGTAGCATATCTCGTTGTCTTTTTTGCAGTGGTCCGCTCCATGTCTAGAGTTCTCGGTCTCACCTAGAAAACGACTAACCATCTTTGGAAATGGTTTTGCCGCCATGGATTCGTTCGCGATTATGGTGATCACAATGGAGACCACGAAGAGCACTTTAATCGTATTTGACATTGTTAGTAAGAATTAAGAACAATGTAAATGAGGAGGTCAAAGATATGTAGGAGTAGCCTATGTTATTGATGTGGAAGTTGTTGGATTATGGAAGTTATATATAGGGTTGGTTATGGGTTGACCCGGGGTACTAGGTGAAAGGTAAGTGTAATATGGTCTAAATTGCCATGGACTCTTTCATTGAATTGAGATAGCTTGGATACATACATACGATGAACGTGCTGTGTGTTGATTATGGCGCACTCTAGTCGTACGCGGTAGTAAAAAGGAAAAGCTTAAGATTTTATTGCACAATAATAAAAAAAGTCAACTTACATGAATAATGAATTACTTATTTTTACTAGCCTTATATCAATACGGAGTAGTTTAAATTATTGTATACTCTTGCGATTTTACGAAATTTATAATTAAACTAGAGAAGTgcctaccgcgcgttgcggcggtttGTTTAAACGTTTTAGTATTTTCAAAGGTTTTGTAAACTCTCGAATGACTGATTATAACGTGATTATAGGCTGAAGATCAACATATCGACCTGTTATACAATTCAACAATCACCTAAGAATGAAGTGTTTTAAAATTGAAGTATGATCAACCAATGAAAAGTATGATCAACCAATGAAAATTAAAGCATAACTAAAGCATGAACATAAATTATTGAACAATTGAACACGAATAATTGAACCATTCAACCATATCATCTATTAAATGATCAGTTGAACACAGTGTTATGTATACCACTGAAAGTGAAGAATGAAAAATTGAACATAACAAAAAAGTGTAACCAACGATTAAAGCAAACCTTAGAGAGACTCAAATATAGTCGTATAAAAAACACAATTTATCTGTAGCTTGTTGGCGTGTCGAgaacgaaggtcaaatgaatttcaTCCGAAACATACACCACGACAGAGATACAAAACCAGGATTGAAGTAACGTAATACATGTATTTCTGAAGATGTGGTAGTCGGAAGCCTTAAGGCATCATGGTTAAATTCCATCATTTGACTTGGTTCTCAGCACCAGACTAAAATACCAAGTTATATATTCTCATATCACAAAGTCGCAGCAAGAAAGTACCTTGTGTAACGTACAAAATCCGTAAGTCCCATGAATATTTTATTGTTAACATGTTTTGACTCAAAACTGTTTTATTCCATTACCCACCTAACCATTTTACCACCTCCGACCAAAAACTTCCCAGAGTGGTTTTAGTCTTCCAAAAAGTGTTACACACATTATAAGTAACATATCAAGAAGAAAAAATAAAGAGGTCAATACAACCTGATTCTAAGGCAAATGGCTATAACTATATATGAAACCTTCTTCAACAAACCATTATGATATCATAGGTCTTCAACCCATTATTGCCAAAAAGAGCTCCATAATGTCTTTTAGCCGACACACTTCCTCGGTACAATGGTAGCTACTATACACCACATAACTTGAAAATAAAACTTCCGGCAACCATAAATCAGTAGTTACTAAGTAGTAAGTACGGAGTACTAAACTAACATTCATACATTGATACATACCGCTTCAACGTCAAGCTTAAAGTCTTCACTTAATGCAAGAAGAAGTCGTATGCATATTCCTTCGTCAACCAAAATAAGCCGAGCTATATCTTTAACAGTGTCTATTAGATTCAGTTTCCTTTGAGGCTGATTAAAAAGATCATAATATAAAAATTGTTAGTTTCCAAGTCGCATCCATTAAGCTTCCTCAGTTCATGTTTATATTACTGTAAATTTAGAGAtaaaaactattaacaaaatttattaaaaaaatatactcACAAAAGCAAGCTGAGGTTTTCTATACCCAAATCTCACCACTTTTCTTGAATCTCCAAAAGCCAAACTATTATCATCTTTGATGTCTTTATTGAATTTAAGCAAAAGCTTTGTAGGTTCAAACTTAACACCTTCACCAAAATCCAATCCACCAATTTCTTGAATAAAATGTTTCATCTCACTTTCAAAGTCATCATATTTTTGTTTTAAGAAATCACCACTAAACTTTCCAGAATTGAATTTGATAGTACTACTTTACCAATTGCTTTCAAAGCAGCTGCAACAGTGGCCATCAATAATTGATGGGGATCAACCAACAGATCTGCAAAGAGCTACAAAAGGgaactaatacaaattaaagtcAAAATCAACCCAAACATTTAACTTTACAGCATCAACAACAGTAGAATACCATCCAAATATACAGAAGTTTTGACATATTTTGTTATCAGTTCCACATACGAAAACACATATTAGTTAATCATCTTATTACAACGATTATAAAAATCGAAGGTCAAACCCTTACATATTCAACTATTACCTTAATCTAAAACCAAAAACCTCGATTCAATTACATACGAAATACAATCAATCAATTAATTATCTACAGTAAAGATGATAGAAATAGAGACTGACAGAGTTTCTGCTTCTTCTCAAGGAAAGAACGATCGAGAGAATGTGTGTTCGAATCGTAAGGACTTGGATTTAGATGATAATATGCGGTGATAGGAGAAGTTGCAGAggtaaaaaaaaaaaggaaaatagCTGTTGCTACAGTAGCACAGTAGAACTCTACAGTATAAGAGTGCTCCCAATGGAGACACTTCTTGACCTTAGTCCTCAGCGCcatatcagcgccacatcagcacttttttctcacttccttctcaggactaaacccagaactaaacactcccaaccatgacactccttccttcttttttttttttaatttttaattttttattatttccaaataatattaatttagttatatatattataaacaataaatatgtaataacataaaactaaaatttcattaaataaataaaaaaaacattacaaataattaaaattaaaacatataatttaaaataaaattacataaaataactACTCTTCGTCTTCGTCTTCGTCTTCGTCGTCGTTAACGTGTGAAGGTCCCGCCTCATCTTGATTATTTGGATTTCTCGTTGGATCATGTCGAATTCGATAATTAGGTGGAAGACTATAAACATGTTCTACTAGCATATCTCGTAGTAATCGATGAATGCCCACATCTCTTAAATCCGCATCCGCCCGGATATGCGCGTCAACCCTTTCTTGGAATGTTCCTCTTGCACGTCGAATCGGACGATAATTCTCTTCAAGTCCACAAAATGCACGTCCGTTGTCCTCGGTTATCATATTGTTTAATATCACACATGTTAACATAATCCTTCTAATTTTTCGGATATAATATGGTCTTGCCGGATGCTGCACAATCGTCCATCGACCTTGTAGTATTTCAAATGctcgttcaatatcttttcttgcagATTCTTGATACCTTTTGAACTTTGATTGTTTTGGATCAATCGGATTTCTGAATGACTTAACTAGCGTGGCCCACTCCGGATAAATTCCATCCGCCAAATAATAACCCTTATTAAACGTACACCCATTCACCGTAAACGTGCACGGTGGAGCCTCGCCGGCTAATAAGTCGTTAAACAAATCAGATTGATTAAGTACATTGATATCATTATTTGATCCCGCGGTACCAAAGAAAGGTGCCAAAACCATCCATCATAAGACGCTACCGCTTCAAGCATAATTGACGGGTAACCATGGTCACCTCGTGTGTAATGACCCTTCCAACGTGCCGGACAATTTCTCCATCTCCAATGCATACAATCGATGCTTCCTAACATCCCCGGAAATCCATGTATTTGAGCATGTTTAGTGGTCAAACGTTGCACATCTTGTGCAGTTGGTTTTCTCAAATACTCTGTTGC
This genomic interval carries:
- the LOC139901577 gene encoding uncharacterized protein → MNPNNPNSDPDMNLVLTILNTTNNRALEDIASLDHRLDELNDEEEVEPIPRAPKRYLYRDREGRARALWNDYFFDNCTFPDDYFRRRYRMSKPLFLRICQGIMNFSQTPIPEYFSYFHQKRDACGLLGFNIFQKLTSAIRQLAYAATADLFDEYLHMGEQTAYDCLNNFCKCIFHLYATEYLRKPTAQDVQRLTTKHAQIHGFPGMLGSIDCMHWRWRNCPARWKGHYTRAGEAPPCTFTVNGCTFNKGYYLADGIYPEWATLVKSFRNPIDPKQSKFKRYQESARKDIERAFEILQGRWTIVQHPARPYYIRKIRRIMLTCVILNNMITEDNGRAFCGLEENYRPIRRARGTFQERVDAHIRADADLRDVGIHRLLRDMLVEHVYSLPPNYRIRHDPTRNPNNQDEAGPSHVNDDEDEDEDEE
- the LOC139898000 gene encoding uncharacterized protein; the protein is MKHFIQEIGGLDFGEGVKFEPTKLLLKFNKDIKDDNSLAFGDSRKVVRFGYRKPQLAFPQRKLNLIDTVKDIARLILVDEGICIRLLLALSEDFKLDVEA